From Ananas comosus cultivar F153 linkage group 8, ASM154086v1, whole genome shotgun sequence, one genomic window encodes:
- the LOC109714449 gene encoding LOB domain-containing protein 18-like, which produces MSGSSTCSIGGGSGGGGGGSGGGSGPCGACKFLRRKCVTGCIFAPYFDSEQGAAHFAAVHKVFGASNVSKLLLHIPAHKRLDAVVTICYEAHARLRDPVYGCVSHIFALQQQVVSLQAELSYLQAHLATLELPSPPPLPPPLPQFSVPLPPFSISDLPSSSSNLPTSVDLSALFDPLMTPSQQQPLGGGPWAALQPQPQQRPVGPGGSGGGGGDLQALARELLNRQRSAAAAATAAEPPPPLSKCK; this is translated from the exons ATGAGTGGAAGCAGCACGTGCAGTATTGGCGGTGGCAGCGGTGGAGGTGGTGGCGGCAGTGGAGGTGGCAGTGGGCCGTGTGGGGCCTGCAAGTTCTTGCGGCGCAAGTGCGTGACGGGTTGCATATTCGCGCCCTACTTCGACTCGGAGCAAGGGGCGGCACACTTCGCGGCGGTGCACAAGGTGTTCGGCGCCAGCAACGTGTCGAAGCTGCTCCTCCACATCCCGGCCCACAAGCGCCTCGACGCCGTCGTCACCATCTGCTACGAGGCCCACGCCCGCCTCCGCGACCCCGTCTACGGCTGCGTCTCCCACATCTTCGCCCTCCAACAGCAG GTGGTGAGTCTTCAAGCTGAACTATCCTACCTGCAAGCCCACCTGGCCACACTGGAGCTGCCGTCGCCGcccccgctgccgccgccgctgcctcaGTTTTCCGTGCCGCTGCCCCCCTTCTCGATATCTGACCTTCCATCGTCGTCGTCGAACCTCCCCACCTCTGTCGATCTCTCTGCGCTCTTTGACCCATTGATGACGCCTTCGCAGCAGCAGCCGCTCGGAGGCGGCCCGTGGGCTGCTCttcagccgcagccgcagcagcGGCCTGTGGGCCCGGGCGGTTCGGGCGGTGGGGGCGGCGATCTCCAGGCGCTGGCGAGGGAGCTTCTCAATCGGCAACGGTCGGCGGCCGCAGCTGCCACCGCTGCCGAgccccctcctcctctttccAAATGCAAGTAA